The Scleropages formosus chromosome 9, fSclFor1.1, whole genome shotgun sequence DNA segment ACATCGAGGAGATAATACTTATAACATGGAATATGTTCGTGAGTGTGTatatatctctcacacacatttttattaattgctaacccacacttttcttcagagtgacttaaaatgttaggtttttATCCTAAGCAACTTGTAGTTGTGTAGGCATTTAAACACCTGACCAACTATCTcagaagcaatttaggataatGACTGGAGCAGGGATTACACAACTGGGTCACTCCACCTGCAATGCTGCCCGCTGCCTTAATACACAGTGGAGTTgcatcattcacacatttaacTCAGTTTTATGCATGTATCCACTACAagtttgtgcagaaaaaaaagcaaaaattgatTTCTATGCATGAATAATGCTGAGTGCATCACAGTGCCACTGAAATTACAAATCACTAATTACTTATCACAAATGGTAAACGTAttaatacaatatacagtaccaTACAATGTGTACTGATTTACTGTATTAgattcctgtttatttttttttaaatgtataagaaGTTATTGTCCATAAGTATTCAGTACTTTACATAAATACAAGCTTATGGTACCATATGCCTTGGGCAGTATATGGTAAACTAATTACATACAATTTTTTGGCTTAATGTTGAGACAAGCCTAATACACTACAGTATAACACCACAGTAAAATGTACTCAACAAAACTGACTTCAAGTATATTTTCTATTACATGGTTACAATATTAGCTGCACACATCAAAAACAGTACTTCAAGTTTCATATGAACACTAAAGGAGCTAACTAAAGTatagaacaacaaaaaaaactgttgataAAGATATACATATGATGTGTAAGGTGTGTGATTCATGTGATGGTATTAAAACAAAGTTACCAATAAAATTCCCTGTAAACCAGAGCCATTTTGTCACACTCGTTTAAGTCAAGTCCGAACATCAGAAGTTAAATATTTGGCAAATCATCACTATACCTTCCCATTGAAATCACATATCTTGGCTCAGGCATCTGGTCAtacacctggaggaaaaaagacacatgaCCATACAGAACGCACAAAATGCACAGCAAGGCTTATGAGAAATAGAATGATGATATGCAAGTTACACTGTAATTTAGTGAAAAACTACAGGAGTTCCTGGATAAATCAAGAGAGAATTATGACACAAGTTATAATactattaaataaatgcaaaaaaaacatttggataAACAAGTGGTATATAGGGCATATAAAAAAGTCATACATCTGGAACAAATTCTAGCAGTAGAATGTAAGAAATGTAAGGAAAACCAGGCATTATGAATTAGCCAAGATTTTCTAGTCAACTAAGCTTACAAAAATCTTCCCCCATAAACGAATGTTCCAAATGGAAAGAATTTGATGTCCcagaatacatttttacagcgtatttcatttccatatcatctgttcatttagcagagacttttttccaaggcaacttagaaTGATTATTTACTAGCATTTACCTGATACCTTTAATcacagtgacatacagtatgctagatatactacacTTAATTTCCcacaatgttttacccatttatacagcagaacagAGCAATATAACACATTGAGTcactgacacatacacactacGGGCAGTTTAGGGTTTTCAATTCACCCATAAAACAacaggcatcccatccagtgtgtaccctgacTTACATCCTGTGcatccaggacaggctccagaccacagcaACTTTGCAcggaacaagcagttattgctAATGGACGGATATTATAGAGAATTCAtatgaaattataaattatgGTTAAATGTACTTTCATATACAATAACTCCAAATTCCATGATTCACGgtcctcatttaaaataaataaataaataaataaaaaatcaaagtaCTTAAACTAAACAAGAAAGGCCACATTTCAAGCACTAGGTTGAAATGGATAACCTTTAAGCTGCATGCGTGTTACCACATCCTAGTTATTGTGACAAACATTACCTTGCGGAGTGCAGGTGCCATCTTATTAGTCAAGGTCCCTGCAACAATCATCACATCAGACTGTCTTGGGCTGGCTCTGAACACCACTCCAAAGCGATCCATGTCGTAACGTGGTGCTGCCATGTGCATCAtttccacagcacagcaggCAAGACCAAATGTCATAGGCCACAGAGAGCTctattgaacacacacacacacacacacacacacacacacacacacacacacacacacacttcatcaaaaatacatgaaaacagAATACACTTCCAAACAAAGGTACATCTTCATTAATCTACTGTTACTTTCAAATAAGccaatataaataaattgttCAGCTGACACACTTATCAAACCAGCTTACAGTATCTGGCCCACTTTGACAACTGGGTGTTTTACCAGAGCACTTCAGATTAAGCAGCTTCCTCACTACAGCAGTAGTAGGGAGTGGGTTTTGATTCAGCAACCTTGAGGTAGCTAttccatgtccttaactgctaTAGGACCCTCTGACACATCACTACCTATTCCTCCAACAAGATtgcaaacataaatgaaaagatTATGAATTGATCGTTTAAATTCTGCAGTAAGTTTTTCCAAGATAACACACACTAAGCAGCTTGAGCCCTCACCCTGCGTGCCCAGTTGACCAGATCATCCAGCTTTGTGATGACGTATTCCCCCTTGCTGCTGGTCACAGCCGATGTCTTGGTAGCCACAGCAGTGCTTTTCTCTCTTGCTGGAACCAGGCTGAAGTGGAGGGAAAGAATCGTCTGACCACTCAAACCCTACTGTAGAACCTGCTAAACCTGAAGCAGTTAAAGAAAGATTCAGTAAAGATCAGCTAACTTTTCTTACCTGTTTGAAGTCTCATTTCTTGGACTCTGATGAATACTCTTCTTCGGAATAACAAATGCTGAAGTGGGTCTTGTGAAAGAAAATAATAGGTTATCCCCTGCGCAAATAATGCTTGCTAATGAAAtgacattatttacaaatataacaAATTGCAAATGTAACTTTTTCAGAACTGCTAGTATTCCTATAACTACATTACTTATGTCACTGATACTGTTTAATCTATTTAATCTACAATTTGTTTAATCTGTGTAATCTATTTAGTTAActaaaaaata contains these protein-coding regions:
- the ndufs7 gene encoding NADH dehydrogenase [ubiquinone] iron-sulfur protein 7, mitochondrial yields the protein MANFIVTQLAKCGSFSLRPTSAFVIPKKSIHQSPRNETSNSLVPAREKSTAVATKTSAVTSSKGEYVITKLDDLVNWARRSSLWPMTFGLACCAVEMMHMAAPRYDMDRFGVVFRASPRQSDVMIVAGTLTNKMAPALRKVYDQMPEPRYVISMGSCANGGGYYHYSYAVVRGCDRIVPVDIYVPGCPPTAEALLYGTLQLQKKIKREKRLRIWYRK